The nucleotide sequence CCGGCAGACTCAGCAGACGGTATTGGCCGTTGCTCTCAGACATAGCCGGGATCTGGCTTCCGCCTGTGCCAATGGGAATGGTCATTTGAAGCAGTTGTGGAATGCAGCTCGGGTTGAACACCCATCGAGCATTCTGGAAACAGCCAGGGTGAATTCTCCCCAGCATGTTGACGAGATTGGCGTAACTGATCGTCGCTGCTGCCTGCCCTGAATCTTTCGCAACGGTGATCGTGCTGTCGGCATTCAGGACACTCAAAGGCTGTCCGCCGCCAACCCCCGAAACAAGCATAGTCCGGTCAAGGCCGAACCCAAGCGCCGTTCCCATCAAGGTGGGTAGCGACGATGTGTAGGCCGTGGCATCAGCCAGCAGTTCATTCGTGGTTGGAACCATAATGACGGCTTTTTTCGCATACAGCGCCAACTGCTTCAGTTTCGGCATCTGGTAATCGATCTCACCAGCTTCCGGCACCCATTGCAGTTGAAGGCCGCTGTAAACGTCGCCGGTTGCGTGCGAACTGTCATCAGGGGTCGTAATGATCTTCTGACCGTACTTCATCCCCTCGACGCGACATCGTGGTCGCATGAACTCACCTTCCGGTGACGCTCCCAAGATTTCATAACTCTGCTCCATCGGAACAGCGTAGCCGCCGTCGCTGGGAATGCCTTCATTGGCACCCGCCGCTGCCATACGGACTGCCTGAGTACCCTGCTTGACGTTCCAGCAGAAGTCCGCCATCGACTTGAATTCAGACTTTGGCGCTGGCTCCCCGAAGATAACCTCGGGTGAGTAGTGTTTCAGTTCCCGATTCCCCTGCCGGAAACGGCTTGGGGTCGAGTCGCCTTCCGTGGCCGCAACGTATTCGGACTGCCGCTGAGCCTGTCGCCGAGTGACCAACTGGCCATCATTCCGCAGTTCAACACGCTGGCCGACTTCGTCGAGTGGGATCTTCGCTGTGGTCATCTGCCTGACCAGGTTGACCACCTGAAGACACGCGTCGAACTCCTGCTGAGCCTTCTGAGGGACGGTTTGAGGGTTTTCCTCAATGATCGCATCCATGCGGCCTTGCATGGTCTGCAGGATGTTAGAAGCATCAAACTTTGACATCCGACTTCTCCTTGATTGGACGCACCGCGCCCGGTTGACTTGCGATAAACTTTTCCAGTTCGTCGAGTCGCCAACGAATTGAGCGTCGGCCCACGCGAATCGGAGCGGGAATGCGTCCCTGATACCATGCGTCGCGGACGCCTCTCGTTGTCAGGTGTAGCATCTCTGAAACACCTTCAATTGTGATCAACATAGTTCGGGAACTCCTTGTCACCATTATGAATGCTTGTGAAGTAAGGTGAAGGTGGCTTCAGAGGCTTTGTGTCTACTGGTAGCGTTTGCTTCATCCCCCTCCAGAAGTGGGATTCGCAACCCTTGTCACGACATCCCAACGTCTGGACGCGAAACCCGCTGCTGATCCTGCTACGGATCACACACTGAGGCCGCCCGCAGTTTGGGCATGGTGGTCGATCAGTTGGCTTCGGGGTTGACACGCGGTCCCTCCGTGAGGCCGTTGCGATCAGCAAACCCGGTGGCGTTCTTGGGGTCGCCACTGTTCCGCAGTCGGTCTGCTGCGATCGTCGCGAACGTGTTCCCCAGCTCGTCGAACAACTCACCCAGCTTCGGATGTGCCGTGTGCTCGCTCATCCCCCAGCAGACAATCAGGCTGTCTGCGATATCCGCGTCACTCCAATGTGATAACCTAATCCTGCCGTTGACCGCTGGTCGTTCTGCTCCGGGGTGAGCCAGGTTCCACACTCGCCGGTCCATCTCGAATTCGGCCATCTGGCCCAACAAGTACGCGAAGCCCTCAGCGCCTGCCTTGAAGTGATCCTCCGCAGCCAGGTTGAGCGCTGCCAGCTCCAACTGAGTGAACATTGAGAGCGGACATTCGATCGTCTGAAATTCTGTCATCTGTCGTTCCTTGACTGAGTGAAAAACTGAGTTTTGTTGCAAAAACACAAAGAGCATTACGTGGCGGTTTCCAAGCGGCTTGACTGCCCCCTGACCCCACCCTCCCGTCGCTGTCGTTCGCTACGTTCGCGTCAGCCGCTGTGGTTGTGGCTCGCGAGTGTTATCTGACTCCTGTTCTCAAACCCACGCTTAGAACGCGTTTGGTGGAACATTCCGTCTATTGAGGGCGCTGTTCGTGTCTTGCTGGCTTAGAACGTGGTCTCACCGAATGCGTCCGCAATCAGACTCGGGTCGACTGTCCGATCCACACTCAGACAGACAGTCCTCCTAAAGGAGGAGGACTTGTCTGAGTGAGACATATCGGACTCAGACAGTCGGATAGATTCAAGTGTTTGTCTGAGTGATCTGAGTGCTTCCAAACCTGCATCAGTGATCTTGAAACCAGGGTAAGGTTGTTTCCGGCTCTTCTGAACTTCACAAGGTTTGATGAACGCTTGACGCATGAACGAAGTATGGAACGGTCCGTATGCAGCCCCACTTAACCCGGATAAACCAGCAATCTGAGACTTCGTGTCACCGTCACGGTAGGTTTCGTAGACTTCAAGGATTTTGATCTGTTGTTCAATTTCCTTCAGTCGCTTGGCTTCATTAGCTTCATCGTTGTTCTTTGTTGCTCTGCGTGGTCCCTCACGCTTCAGGTCGTTCGGATCCAAACTTTCATCGATCGTCCAAAGCGGATACTCAAACTTCATCACGAACTTGTCGACTGGAGGGGACGATCGGATCGCCGCCTCGAACACTGCCGCGCCTTCAACTTCGTGTGGTCGCAGGACAGCATGGACGTCTGCCGCTCGACTCATCGCACCAGCACCAGATCCCACGTCGGTGATCGCCTTGGCGGATTGATTCCCCTTGGATGAATGAATCACGCAGACGATCGCCGCGCCGAGACTCGACGCTATTTGATCCAGACGGTTGTACATCGCAGTTTGGTCGGAGTTGGAGTTCTCATCCATCCCCGGATTGGCAAATCGATAGAACGCATCCAGCACGATCAGCGAGTAAGTGCCTTTCGGAATTCGGGACAAGCACCGCGACAGCTCATCCAGGTTCATCAGTTCGCCGCGTAACGACTTGATATCGACTTGTCCGGCATAATCTTCGGGAGACAAGTTCATCGCCTCAGCCACCCGTCGAATCCTGCTTGCCAAGACTGGCTTTGATAGCTCGTTGTCGATGATGAGCACTCGCCCCTTGCAAGCCCAAAATCTCCCCAGCCACTTCAATCCGCAGGCCACACACAGCGCCAGACATAGCACCAGCCAACTTTTGCCGAGCTTTGACGCGGACACGAAGTTCATCGTCTCACCGAGTCTGACAATCCCTGTGAGGACGTAGGGAGACAGCTCAGAGTTCTCGTCGCAGAACGTCGTAACGTCCGTCACCGCGAACGGATTGGCGCTTACCGCCAGGCTTTCGGACGCGGTGGTGACTGTGTCAATCACTCGCCCCCACATCTCAGACGGATCTGCGGATGAGTACCTTAGCTGCCGAAGTACCTGCTTCGCAGCATTCCTCACATCACGTGTAGCGGCCAGTTCACGAACGGTCTTCGCGTACGTCCGAAAGTGTCCGGCATGCGGCAACGCCTCCATGATCTCAATAAGAAACGCCGCCCCGCCGACCTGCTCGAACATGCCTTGCGAGTTCAGTTCATCGGCAAGCGTGAGTTCATCAACCGCATTTCCACGGTCCGCAATTTTCAGGATCGTTTGATACAGCAGGCGAAGTTGGTCGTTGTAGAAGTGGCGCGGCTGAATGGTATCGACCAGGTCCGGCAGGACAGTGCTATCCAACAGGCAGCAAGCGACAACAGCCTTTTCAGCTTCGATACTGTGCGGTGGAATATCGTCGATCTCATTCAACCGGCACCCCCTTTTCCAGAAGTGCCGACAGTCTCTGAGCGGATGATCGGAGTCCTTCGAGTTCGTCAATAGACCGCTCGTCGCGGCTAAGTATCAATGCCGAATCCAGATCCTCCAGAGCCGAAGCGAGGGATTGGCTGAAAGCATGGCTGTGCCTGAGTGCCGCGAAACCCTCTTGGCGAAGTTGCTGTGGATTCAGTTGGGACAGACTGTTAAAATTCATTCGTCGATTCCTTTCGACGGGCCGCGACCTAGCAGGGTGACGCGGTCTCGTCATTGAGTGAGAGAATTTGGATTCGAACCATTCCCCCTTTAGGGGGAGTGACACCTTGATCAGTCAATCTTGCTCTGTGTCAATCACACAGTCGCATGGCTCTACCACTTGAGCTTCGCTCTCGAGTATCTCACCGAGTTCCTGCCACGCGGCCGTCATCTGTTGGGCATGCGATTGAGTTGGAAAAAACCGATTCAGTGCCGCAGCATCGTGAAGTTGTTCGATTCCAGCATTGAGTCGCTGCAGCAAGTCCATCACGTCACGCTGCAGGTCGAACGCTACGCTGAGAGTTGAAAAGACGTTTGCATCTGAGGCAACGTAAGTTTCTTGTTCCGACTTGGTCATACGTTTGATTCCAAAATGAGTTGAAAGATAGGACTGCGATTCCGTCAGTCAGTTGATCTCACCAGCACCGTCGAACTTGGACATCCACGCCTCAAGTTCACTTTTCTTGACCTTGCGACATCGCCCCACCTTGAGGCTTTTGAGTCGACCGGAATTCATTTCGGACTGAATGAACGTCCGTTTCATCCCAGTGATCGCCATCACCTGATCGAACGACAACCATCGTTCCGTAATGATTGTGCCCCCCTGTTCTGCTTCCGCCATTCCTTGCATCTGTCTCTCCAGTACGAGTGTTCTTATCGTTATCGCCGTGCGTTGTTGCTGGGCGACGACGACTATCTTAGAAACGAAAATGCCTCGCACAATGTGATATGCGAGGCATTCGGACATAAGCGGAGAATCGCGGACTTAGTACCGAGTTATTGCACGATTACAAGTGTTTTTCCCACCCTTTACCAAGAGATGTGGGGTCGACGCGGTATGACTTCGTGGTTATCTTCACGTTTCTGATCGCTTGAGTTTTCAATCGGCGTACGAGTGTATCTTGTTCAATATCTAAGATCTTCCTCAGTTGCGAGGGCGTGAGAATTACCCAATCGTTGTCTAGGTGATCATCTTCTGTCGGTGATGATTGCCTTGCCACTACTGCGGTCGCGGCTGTTCTCGTTTTCTCTGAATCAGCTCGATCATTTTCACTGACGATCTCGATGGCTGTATGAATTTTACCAGCGAGTAGCCCCATCTCGATTCTCATATCGTCCTGATCGGCGTCGCCATCCAACAGGCGGTTGAACACCGCCTCGACGCGATTAAGAAACTCATGGACTCTCTTAAATGGCAGTTCGTACTTGACTGAATATCGCGACATCGCTCTGTCAGCCAACTCACTTGGACGAAACACCCATGCCTCTGACGCCTGCATGGGTTTGCTTCGATCAAGTCGTAGTTCAATGTTTCGTTGCCAGAACCATAATTCGAGCAAATCCCCCGAATACGGGTATGGATTCGGGATCTCTGGACAGCCCCGTCGAAGTTCCTCTAACGGATCTCGTTCGTCCTTAGCCATTCGGTCCCCGTTTCGTTGGGACTGTTCCAAAAACTCGCGAGCCAGGCCAGTGAAACTTCCAGCTTTTCGACCGAGTTAATTAGGCTCGGCCTAGGCTCGCGCGTACCATCAAGAATTACAGCCAAAGCGCAACCAATTGGCCGTCGAATGGCGATGATACGCGATTGCATTCCTCCGTGAAACCTCTATATACGATCAGTCACGACGTTTCACGTTTGTAAGCAAATAGGTTTCCTAAACCGTAGGTCGGTGGTTCGAATCCACTCGGGGGTATTTTCATGTCAGAGTCTTCCGCGGTACTGGGCAGGATTGAACGGACGAAAGTTCCTCCCTTTCTTTATGGGACCGCGTGGAAGGAAGAGCGGACGCGGGAGTTGACGGTTGCGGCTCTGAAAGCCGGGTTTCGCGGAATCGATACCGCCAACCAGCGGAAGCACTACGACGAAGCCTCCGTCGGACTTGGCATCGCCGACGCCATTCAGAGTCAGCTTGTCGCTCGCGAAGAACTCTTCCTGCAGACCAAGTTCACCTTTCGCCCCGGTCAGGATCACCGACTCCCCTATGACCCGGCGGCGCCGGTGGCTGAGCAGGTCAAGCAGTCCTTCTCCAGCTCCCTGCAGCATCTGGGAACCACCTGGATTGACTCGTACGTGCTGCATGGGCCTTCTCAAGGAACCGGCCTGGGCAAAAGTGACTGGGAGGCGTGGAGTGCCATTGAGTCGCTGTATGAACAGGGATTGATCCGCTGTCTGGGAATCAGCAATGTTTCTCTGGATCAGCTACAGACACTGACCGCCCGCTGCCGGATTGCTCCGCATTTCGTGCAGAATCGCTGTTACGCGACCATGGGGTGGGACGGGAGAGTGCGTGATTTTTGCCGCACAAACGGAATCGTCTACCAGGGCTTTTCGCTGCTGACGGCCAATCGCCCGGTGCTGGCTCATCCTCAGGTCCTGAAGATCGCACAGCACTACGGACGAACCCCCTGCCAAATCGTATTTCGGTTTGCACGGGATGTGGGAATGCTTCCCCTGACCGGTACGACCAGTGTGGATCACATGCGAGAAGATCTCGAGGTTCTGGACTTCCAGCTTCAGCCGGATGAGCTGAAGCTGATTGAGCGTGTTGCGATCGCTTGAGATTCGGGATGGACTCTGACTCGGTCCACGGCGGTCTCAGCAGCACGGCGGGGGTCAACGATTTGAGCGAGTCCCCCAACTGCTGACACTCGCTGCTGAATGCACGGCTTGCTTCAGCCCACCTGAGTGGTTCCATCGCCCATCCAGCGATACCATGGAATGACTGCATTTCAGCCTGCTTTGTTTGATCTGGCACTTTTGGTCCGAATGGTCCCCCTGGAACGTATCATGAAGGCCTCGATCGCGCGACTTCTCTGCCTGGCGACTCTGTCACTTGCCGCCTCTGCGACGTGTTCTGTCGCCAATGATCTGGAGCTTTTTCGGCGACCGGCACTGGCAGAACAGAGCCAGGAGATGCAACTGAGAGGAATGCTGCTGGCACGCATGGGTCACCAGGACGAAGCTCTCAGGCTCATGCAGGAGGCTGTCAAACTCGCTCCGTTCTCGGGAGTTGCCCGGTACAATCTGGCGTGCATCTATGCAAAGAACGGGAAAGGGGATGAGAGTCTGGCGGCGTTGAAAGAGTCGATCGAACGGGGATTCGCCCAAGTCGGCATCGCAGCGAAGGACCCAGACTTCAATTCGATTCGCGACCGGGCGGATTTTCAGGAATTGATGGAAAAGTACGCTCAAAAGCAGATTGAACCCAAGACACCCCATCCGGCGGAACTCGAAAAGAATATCGCCTGGGTGGGATCCGACAATACGATCTGGGACGAGCCCACTAACCTGCTGAAGACCGGGTTCCAATGGAAAAAGCCCGTCAGGCAGCCTGCTGTGATTCTGGAGCATGGCGAAGTCGGAAAGCGATTGAAGAAGTGGTTCGCGGAAGGGTCCGCTGCTGGCAATTTTGGAGATCTTTATGACAACTGTGACTCGGATCATTCCAACCTGAAGTACGCTCAGTTCCCGCAACTGCACCGGATCGAGTACAAGCCCGAGATTCTGTCGGAGATTCAACAGGGATTTCAGCACCGCTTTCTCCATGGCGGGGTGGTGATCGGGAATTCGTCCACATCATTGGTCTCGACTCCGCTGTGGCGCAGCAACGTGAGAATGGCCTACACACGTCCCACCTGGATCACGGCCCTCGCCCGGCAGTACACCCTGAACCATCTGTACGTTTATCCGGAACATACCGACCACGATCCCGGCCACAACGGTTCCGGAGGGGGATATGGGGATCTGTTCCCCGCCAACACGCCCTACGTGCTCATCAGCCAGGGATCTTCCTACACTGACCAGCCGTTCCTGGATGCCTTGGCCTGCACGCTGGCTGCATTTCGGCCTGAGGTCAAGAAAAAGCTGGTCGACAGCGGGTTCATCGCCCCCACCCTGCAGCAGATTTTTCGCTCCAACTACAAGGCATTGAACAACGAAGACGAATATCTGACGGGGGTGGCACACCCATCCGTATTTGATGGAACGCTGATCGACCCACTCAAGATGATTGAAGCGGCTCATGCCATGACGGAAACCACGATTCCTCCCGTTGTTCGTTTTCGGATCGAGCAACAGGATCGCGGCATCGTCGGGCGGGATTACTTTGATGCGGCTGACCGTGAGCACCTGTTTGACACCGCGTGCGCTATCGCGAGAGTGGGGCGTTCGATGCAGTTTCGCCGCCGGATGATTGTCTCCGCACGAGAAAGTATCGACCTCAACGGGCACCCGCTCAAGTATCAATGGGTCGTGCTGCGGGGGGACCCATCGCTGATTTCTCTGAAACCTCTCGACGAGACGGGGAGCCGAGCGGATATCACGGTGGCCTGGCACCCTCGTCGCAAAATTCAGCCCGACAGTGATATTGAATCGAACCGCGTCGATATCGGTGTGTTCGCGTTTAACGGGACCCACTGGTCGCCCCCTTCGTTCATCACGTGGTACTTTCTTGACAATGAAGACCGGGAATATGACGAATCGGGTCGCATCCTGTCCGTCTCGTATCACGGGGGAACGGACAAAGGGAACTACGCGGACCCCCTGATCCAGACCCCGAAGACCTGGAAGGATGAGTACAAGTACACGCCAAACGGAGATCTGATCGGATGGACCCGCACACGGGCCAACATCCCTCGCAGCAAACCGGAAGACTTCACCTATGACGGCGCACTCATCATCGCGAAGGATGAGCTGGGGCGAGCAACGGAGGCTCAAACCGTACGCTATTTATCTCAGTCGAACGGCAAAGCCCTGCCCACGCTGGTGCAGCAACTCGGCGACGAGATTCTTCAGTATCAGTACCAGGACGTGAACGATCAAATCGGCAAGGTCGTCGCGAAAAAGAGGGCCCTTCCCCCCTCCGACAAGCCGACACCCGAATCACCGACTAGTGCTAAGCAAGAGTAGAGGCAACGTAGAGAACGCACAGGGTCGCCTGAGGGGCTCTACTCGACTCGTATCGCTTCGCATTCGGGTTCTCGGCGTCTCTTTCCCATTCGGCACGCCGACGGGCAGGAGCGCCGCGAGCCGGTGTTACCCGGCTCACTGGCTTCATCATTTGTCCGATGACGACGGCCCGGTGGTGCCTCGCAGCTTGAAATCCGCCGCAGGCCCGAAGCTGGCGTTGTATTGACAGTCCGCCAAAACCTCATCGCCGGTAAACTTGAAACGGACCGTGGCGGTGAACGGTGTTTCGTAGAAGCAATACTGGGCGGTAAAGGTGTCGTCAGCAGTCCAGGCGCCACTGACCGCAACCGGCTGCGACGCCCCTCCGCTGAATGCCGTTCGCCCGCGGGTCCAGTCCCCGCTGCGACAGACGGTCGGATACTCCGTCCCATTACAACGAAGAGAGATCGTGACTTCCCCTGCAGATGGCCCCGATTCAAACCGGACGGCTTCCAGTTGGTGTTTATTCTGCGCAATGGCGTACTGCTTACCCAGGATTTTCGGAGGCATGGCGGCACCCGTTTGCGGCGGAATCCGCAGACTTGCCAGCGTCTGCTTGAGTTTGGCGGTGGCCTCCGGGTTCGGGGCTTGAGGCTCAGCGTGAAACGCGGGCAAGAGTCGGTCCCAGACGACATTCAGTACATCGGGCATATTTTTGACGCCACTGGTGATGGCAATGACCGCGTCGAGTTCCGGCAGGACAACGCAATACTGGCCGAACGCGCCGTCTCCGCGAAATGCACCATGACGACAGCGCCAGAACTGGTAACCATACCCCTGGTCCCAGTCGCTGGCGGGATTGCTTCCTGTGGCAGTCTGACGGGCGGTCGCCTCGCTGATCCACTTCTCGGGCACAAGCTGCTGACCGTTCCACTTCCCCTTCTGGAGGTAGAGCTGTCCAAACCTGGCGATGTCTTCGGTACGGATGCTGAGTCCGTAGCCCCCGGTCGAAATTCCCTGGGGACTTGTCTCCCACTGCGGATTCTCGATACCGAGGGGATCGAAAAGTCTGGGACGCAGATAGTCAATCAGCTTGACTCCCGTCACTTTCTGCACGATGGCCGACTGCATGTAGGTGGCTGAAGTGTTGTAGAGAAAGTGAGTCCCCGGTTTGAAGGGGACAGGATGTTCGAGAAACGACCGGGTCCAGGGGACGCTGTCGGTCCGGAGTGGCTCGCTCTGATGTCCCGTCGCCATTCTCAGCAAATCACTGACTCGCATTGCCTGCAGATGATCACTCGGCGCGGCAGGCACATCTTCCGGAAAGAATTTGACGACCGGGTCGTGGAGGCTCACCTTGCCCTCTTCAATGGCCAGCCCGATCGCGGTCGAGGCGAAACTTTTACTGAGAGAATAAAGGGAATGCCGTGCTTCCGCGTGGTAGGGAGCCCACCACCCTTCTGCCACTACATGACCGTGCCGGACCAGCATAAAGCTGTGGAGAGAATCAAACTGACTGTCGGCCGCTTCAACAAACGACAGAACCGCAGCCGACGAGATCCCCTGCTCTTCGGGAGTGCTCCGTGGCAAGTCTTTTCCGCGAGAAACGGTGGGAATCAGGAGCATCGCGGCGAGCGCAACCGTGATCGGGAACTTCATGGTCAGGTCCTGCAGATTCAAGTTCGTAGATTCGTAGATTCATGGAACAGCAATGTCACGCGAAGTGTCGCTGAAATCCCGATAACAGGACAGCCTTGCGACTGAAATTGCTGACTTTCTCGGCCGTTTTCCGCATGATCGGGGCACGTTCTGGAAGAGCGAAAAGGGAGGACGAGCGGAGCCCCCTGCCGGACGAGGTTTTCACTCCGAGGTGGCTGTGGTCTCGGGTAAGGCCAACGCCAGCGCGATCGTAGCCCAGCTTGCCGTCGCGCTGGAGAGGAACTGATCCTTACCGTGCGGGTAGCCCGATTCGAAATACGACTGCAAGGCCTTGGCACGCGAGACCACATGCCATGACCCATCGTCGTGCTGCTGTGAGATCAGATAGGCCAACCCCTGCTGGTAGACCGGATCCGAGGTCGCAAGACCTCCTGCGTCATGCAGAGCGACCAGCGCCGTGCTGGTCGCGTACGCGTCGCCATTCATTCCCGTCACCTGTGACCAACTGCCGTCCTCGTTCTGGCTTCGCTTCAGCTCGTCAACCGCCAGATCGACCGAGGGAGCCCGCCCTTGCAGCAGGTGCAGCAGACGCAACCGGAAAACGCGATCCTCGTGATCCTGAGGCTCAGCCTTCTGCAGCCATGACTGAATCTGCTCGATGCGTGCGTCGATGAGTTCCTGCTGTTCATCAGTCCCAAACGTTTTGAGACCCCGGACCGCGACATAGGTGGATGTGAAATAACTCTGTTCGCTGGGAGGGCGGCTCGCTTCCGGTTCGTAGTGGTCGAGCTGAACCTGATGAATCAGCAGGTACTCGACAACTGCGGCGGTCGTCTCGTCCGCAGGCCAGTTCCCCTTGTTCAGGGTCCACAGGGCGTAGCCAGCCGTATCGACCTGTCCTCCCTGCCCCTCACCATCCCGGTATCGCTTTTTGTTTCGCGCAAGAAAATCGGCGGTAAACCGAAGGATCTCGGCCTGAAGTTCAGCGTCAGTCTGGAAGCCGCGTGCTTGGGCTTCAGTCATGGCCATCAGGGGCAGTCCCTGATTGTGGCAATTAAAACATTGCTTGCGCTGTTCTAACGAGCCCCGGGCTCCTTTCTCGAGCAAAGGGAGCGATTTGCGGATCGCGGCTTTGATCGCCGTCTCGGTGGGGCCGCCGCCGTCACCCGCCGTGGCGATTGCCCAGGGAGGGAAAAGAAACAGGAGACTGCCGACCACAGCCATCCCGCAAGCGACTGAGGCAATCCACCGTTCTGAATCTGGTATGCTCATGACGATGCCCTGACAGCGGACGGAGGGTGAGACTCAACCTGATCACCCCTTCTTTCAGGCACGTGCGCGACGATCGTGCCCGCGTTTCGATCATACCGGTCCGTTGATGGCGATTGAACCTCTGCGTTCACTTGCCACGATGCCGATCGGAGATCAGGGTTGGCCAGGACGATTATGGTATACATTTTTTCAGTACCGGCTGGTTGGCAATTTTTGTTTCAGGTTACCATCATGTTTGACCGCACGGATGAATGTCCTCACTAATAGATTCTCTCCAAATGTCGTCTCCTGCCAGCCAATTTTCATTCCACGGCAACCGTTGGGTTCATGTCCTGTTTGGGATCGTCGTGTCCGGTCTTTGTCTCTGGTTTGCCACGCGGGAACTTCTGTCCGATCCGGAAGCGTTTTCCAAAGCGGGAAACGCGTTTGCGGATGCGAACTACTGGACTCTGGTTCCAATCATGATCGCGACCGGCGTCTTTTATTGGCTCAAAGCCTTGCGCTGGCGACTGCTGCTGTCTCCGATCGGTCAGTTCAAAGTGGGACGCGACCTGTTTCCCTTCGTGATGATGGGGTTTGGTCTGAACAATGTCCTTCCCGTTCACATGGGTGAAGTGGTTCGAGTGCTGCTGTTCGCACGACATGCCAACCTGAAAGTGTCTACGGTGGCTTCGTCAGTGGTACTGGAGCGAATTTTTGATTCGATCACGGTCCTGACGCTGCTGAGCGTCGGGCTCGTGTTTGTTGACGGGTTGAATCCGAGCGTCCAAACCAATACGTCCATTGTCGCGGTCTGCGTGGGATGTCTGGTCCTGACATTGCTCCTGTATGTCTTTTATTTTGCTCTGTGCATCCGCATCGTCAACGCGGTTCTCTCGCCGATTCTTCCTGCTTCGTGGCTGGAAAAGTTGCACCATCTGCTGGAAGCAGGAGTGACGGGGCTGGCCGCGGTGAAGCAGCCTCGATTGCTGGCGGGCATCATGGCCATTTCGCTTTGCAGCTGGATGATCAACGGGTTCGTCATCCATCTGGCGCTCAAAAGCTTTGGTCTGCCCAACAGCCTGCTGATCTCGTGTATCGTGCTGGGACTGACCGCTGTCGGTGCTGCGGTCCCTTCGGCCCCCGGCTACGTCGGCGTCATTCAGCTTTGCTTCACAATGGTGTTGAGTGTGTTCTCAGACGACTACCCCGGAATTTTCGCCGCTTCCGTCTACTACCACCTGACGGAGTACATCATCGTGACGCTCACCGGGATTTACTTTCTGAACACGACCGGGCGGGGCCTGAAGAAGCAGAGTCTTGATCTTCCGTTTACCCAGCCCACCCCCGCGGCAGAGCCGGAATAATCCTCGGCATCCATTCGCTGCTGTTCCGAGGTCTCCTTGATCCGACCGTGATCCGCCTGTGCGTGGCTTCGGGACCGGGAATCGCCATCTCGGGTGGGTCTCAGACGCGTCTCTCGGCGACAGTCCACAGTCGAGTCGCGGTGTCGACGCTCCAGTTCCCGGTCGGTCTGATTCCCTGCGCGCCATGGTGAGCGTTAGGGACTCAATCTCTTACGGGGTGAGTCCTGTGGCTCTCTCCTCTCATAAACCCTGATTTCGAGAGCACATAGAGTTCTCTTACGGGAAAGCTACGGGGACATCTGGCGTCCGGCGCAGAAGTTGCCTCTGGGTATTCGCATGACGTGATGCGTTGTTCAAACCCCACAGGAGATCAGAATCATGGCTACGATGACCGAACAGATGAAGGACAAAGGCAAAGAAATCGGCGCCCAGGTATCAAACCAAGTGGGAAAGTCGGTTGAGGGGATTCGCGACGCCGCT is from Schlesneria sp. DSM 10557 and encodes:
- a CDS encoding tetratricopeptide repeat protein, with product MTAFQPALFDLALLVRMVPLERIMKASIARLLCLATLSLAASATCSVANDLELFRRPALAEQSQEMQLRGMLLARMGHQDEALRLMQEAVKLAPFSGVARYNLACIYAKNGKGDESLAALKESIERGFAQVGIAAKDPDFNSIRDRADFQELMEKYAQKQIEPKTPHPAELEKNIAWVGSDNTIWDEPTNLLKTGFQWKKPVRQPAVILEHGEVGKRLKKWFAEGSAAGNFGDLYDNCDSDHSNLKYAQFPQLHRIEYKPEILSEIQQGFQHRFLHGGVVIGNSSTSLVSTPLWRSNVRMAYTRPTWITALARQYTLNHLYVYPEHTDHDPGHNGSGGGYGDLFPANTPYVLISQGSSYTDQPFLDALACTLAAFRPEVKKKLVDSGFIAPTLQQIFRSNYKALNNEDEYLTGVAHPSVFDGTLIDPLKMIEAAHAMTETTIPPVVRFRIEQQDRGIVGRDYFDAADREHLFDTACAIARVGRSMQFRRRMIVSARESIDLNGHPLKYQWVVLRGDPSLISLKPLDETGSRADITVAWHPRRKIQPDSDIESNRVDIGVFAFNGTHWSPPSFITWYFLDNEDREYDESGRILSVSYHGGTDKGNYADPLIQTPKTWKDEYKYTPNGDLIGWTRTRANIPRSKPEDFTYDGALIIAKDELGRATEAQTVRYLSQSNGKALPTLVQQLGDEILQYQYQDVNDQIGKVVAKKRALPPSDKPTPESPTSAKQE
- a CDS encoding prenyltransferase/squalene oxidase repeat-containing protein — protein: MSIPDSERWIASVACGMAVVGSLLFLFPPWAIATAGDGGGPTETAIKAAIRKSLPLLEKGARGSLEQRKQCFNCHNQGLPLMAMTEAQARGFQTDAELQAEILRFTADFLARNKKRYRDGEGQGGQVDTAGYALWTLNKGNWPADETTAAVVEYLLIHQVQLDHYEPEASRPPSEQSYFTSTYVAVRGLKTFGTDEQQELIDARIEQIQSWLQKAEPQDHEDRVFRLRLLHLLQGRAPSVDLAVDELKRSQNEDGSWSQVTGMNGDAYATSTALVALHDAGGLATSDPVYQQGLAYLISQQHDDGSWHVVSRAKALQSYFESGYPHGKDQFLSSATASWATIALALALPETTATSE
- a CDS encoding serine hydrolase domain-containing protein, which encodes MKFPITVALAAMLLIPTVSRGKDLPRSTPEEQGISSAAVLSFVEAADSQFDSLHSFMLVRHGHVVAEGWWAPYHAEARHSLYSLSKSFASTAIGLAIEEGKVSLHDPVVKFFPEDVPAAPSDHLQAMRVSDLLRMATGHQSEPLRTDSVPWTRSFLEHPVPFKPGTHFLYNTSATYMQSAIVQKVTGVKLIDYLRPRLFDPLGIENPQWETSPQGISTGGYGLSIRTEDIARFGQLYLQKGKWNGQQLVPEKWISEATARQTATGSNPASDWDQGYGYQFWRCRHGAFRGDGAFGQYCVVLPELDAVIAITSGVKNMPDVLNVVWDRLLPAFHAEPQAPNPEATAKLKQTLASLRIPPQTGAAMPPKILGKQYAIAQNKHQLEAVRFESGPSAGEVTISLRCNGTEYPTVCRSGDWTRGRTAFSGGASQPVAVSGAWTADDTFTAQYCFYETPFTATVRFKFTGDEVLADCQYNASFGPAADFKLRGTTGPSSSDK
- a CDS encoding lysylphosphatidylglycerol synthase transmembrane domain-containing protein → MSSPASQFSFHGNRWVHVLFGIVVSGLCLWFATRELLSDPEAFSKAGNAFADANYWTLVPIMIATGVFYWLKALRWRLLLSPIGQFKVGRDLFPFVMMGFGLNNVLPVHMGEVVRVLLFARHANLKVSTVASSVVLERIFDSITVLTLLSVGLVFVDGLNPSVQTNTSIVAVCVGCLVLTLLLYVFYFALCIRIVNAVLSPILPASWLEKLHHLLEAGVTGLAAVKQPRLLAGIMAISLCSWMINGFVIHLALKSFGLPNSLLISCIVLGLTAVGAAVPSAPGYVGVIQLCFTMVLSVFSDDYPGIFAASVYYHLTEYIIVTLTGIYFLNTTGRGLKKQSLDLPFTQPTPAAEPE